Within the Garra rufa chromosome 16, GarRuf1.0, whole genome shotgun sequence genome, the region GTATATCTTTTTACATATTaatcaattacatttattttcatggtggttcacccaaaaaattgtGTTATCATCTACAGTACTCAACCTCATGCTGTTGCAAACCTGTGAGTTTCTttcttcagactttttttttccatattattGAAATCATTGGCTACCagcaattgtttggttaccaacatttttcacaatgtcttcttttgtgtttagcagaagaaagaaactcaaacaggtttggcacaacatgaggctgagtaaatgacgccaattttcatttttgggtctcCATCTCCAAATCTCCATCGCGTGCGTTCAGATGGCACGGCATTTAAAATAcagagccgtagatcactgaaaagctacgcaatatcacGTTCAAAATCTAATGCTATTCAtcagatttactactaatcacagaaccggctttactgatgagatacgcatgacaatcgcatgcgatttatcatGCAGCCCTAGTCTGAAATAATCTAATTTAGATCATATTTGGCAAAGACACTAGTTTTGTCAAGAAATAACaatgcttaaaggattagttcatttcagaacaaaaatttacagataatgtactcacccccttgtcatccaagatgtttgtgtctttcctgaaaacatttcaggatttctctccatatagtggacttctatggtgcgccgagtttgaacttcctaaatgcagtttaaatgcagcctcaaagagctctaaacaatcccagccgatgaagaatggtcttatctagcgaaacaaattgacaatttatatactttttaacctcaaatgctcatctcgtcttcaaaatcatcctacattgctgcagaagtaccgacccagtgtttatgaAGTCAACGTgtctttcccgatcccgccccccatcTTTCTCCCACTTCGtttcctgtcacttctgatctgtcctatctcaataaaggcaaaaaatgccaaacataaatctttaaaaaaaaatgcatttaaactgcattttggaagttcaaactcagggcaccatagaagtcaactatatggagagaaatcctgaaacgttttcctcaaagaacaatttctttacaacatgaacatcttgaatgacaagggggttagtacattatcaggaaatttttattctaaaaGTGGAGTAATCATTGGATTGCTATGGAAATGTCACAATAAAAAAGCTGTGCATGTCTTTACGATATTCCCTGATAATGATTCCTGCAGCCTAAAAATCAAACAAAGGAAAGCTTTCTTTTTCCAGTTTGTTGTCATGTGGGATTGGCAAAACCACTGAGGGATGAGACCGACGCTTACGTATGGATGGGTCTGACATGATCACCATGACGTAGGTGTTGGACGTGAACACGTCGATAAAGGCAGCAAAGTTAGAGTTGCGCACTTCCATGCTCTGGAAAGAGGCGGCCAGTTTACTGTGGGACAGAGAGAAAGGTCAAAATTACCATGACACTCCTCAGCGCTGCAAACTTCATGAATGGAGTCTGACTGACCTGCAGCTCAGCTTGAACTGCTTGATGATGTTACTGATCTTCTCGAAGCGATGAGCATCACGCTGCTCCTTACACTGATAATGAGAGATCACCTGACAAGACACAGGAGAGCATCCATTAGCAATCTCTTTCCTCTTGATGGCCCCAGAATATTatatctgtcatttttgctcaaaTGATCCCAGTACCTCTGAAGCTAATCACCTGACTACAATTACAACTAATTAACACTTGTTAATAGGGATGTAACAGTTGTATCTATATCGTGGTATTGCGATAGCAAAGTCTCAATATTATCAATAtaatgacgatatgaaacgataggtctgggcaaaaagtgttgtttttaaaatatatttaaacttcttattctaacataaaaggtctttaaagtagttttttgagccattatgctttggcacagtatctgtcaaaccaactaaaactgaaagcacaatatggcttaatcccttcatcaagtttcAAAGCAAAGCGTGCACTTCATTCAGCCGATCAGCTTgagatccggtgttttccgcgtctcagaacggctcagttgaCAGTGAATGCTGAGACTCGTTTATTGCGCGTGTTTGGGAACGCAACGGTAATGCAGCATTTGACTAgatttgtaaacctgttttcactgaagctagTAGCATCTGCAGTTTCCTCTTGCTAACTTGGCTCCCTACATATCCAAAGAACATCCTGCTTCTAGGGTAGATAAGTTTGGGGTTTTACATCTATTGTTTTGGccttacaattattttttatagaGGTAACAAACATAAAACTAGATTTTTAGTGAATTTAATTTTGACAATGCAAAACTGAGCAAACGTACACAATCACAACATGAGGTCTTGACCAAATTGTGCAGCATTAATCTGAATATCCACAAGCAGTTACATGTGTGTAAGAATTGTGTTTTAGTTTGGTACAAACCAGGAAAGTAGCTCTTTCAAAAAGTAAGACTTCATCTGCCTCAATTATCTGAGCAAAGTTGCGTAGGTTGCACTCCAGCTGCTGTACGTTAGGAATGAGCTGATAGACGATACTGGACCACGCCTGCAGACACCAACACAGAGGACACAAGTTACACTTCTGACTGTCTGTTTATGCAGAGAGATGAACATGTTCTTACTTTATACAGCGTCTCGTCCCAAATAGACGTTCTAAAGCAGGTGCAGGCCAGCGGGCGAGACAGTCTTTTCAGGTCCTCCTCACGCTCTTTAAATATCTAAATCACAAAGCGGTTAACAGATATTAATTAACAGTGTTAATTGTTAATGCCAATTTCATTGTATTTTACCAGTTTGAAGACAGATTTGTTTCAAAATAATTTCAGTAGTGAGAATGAGAAGGAAACTTTTATTACAACAGAAAACATCTTTGTGGtccaaaaaaaacttatttttattttattgattttcaggattaaaggagaagttcacttccaaaactaaaatgtactagggatgcaccgaatccagattTTTGGGTTCCGGGAATCCGAAACCGAATACCGAATCCTACTCGCATCCTTAATTACACGTTTTTAGCTGTGACTGTCCAGCTGCCGTACCTGAAGTTGCTGCATTTTGGCTGCTGTCTGTAGATTCCTTCATGCAAAACTCgtattcttttggatgttttaggggccgttcacatgtagcgtcttttgcgcgctcaaattcgttattttaaatgtagacgcgcggcttgcgcgcgcataatggaagcgacgcggtgcgacgcgctcgtttttccaggcgcgtccgcgccgcatcgagataaaaacatctcaacttttcagaatgcagcaagcgctccgcagcttggagctagagcgcagctgatggttgcttagaaacggcagacgcttccggagcgcaagcgcccgagcgctttgttgacaaggaagaaagcggcgcgcctagcgttttccacgcatttttttttaggcgcgacatgtgaacggccccttagacgcaaatgttttaacatcggcgatatgttgtgtactgcttagggtccttgccaccacgagacaaattggcattgcaaattgaacataaagctcgacttgaatcgccttcttttggttgaaagtactgccaaacaaaactttttttgcttacgAGTTCCATTTTCAGATTCTTACAGCCTACTACATTCGAACGGGTCCTATGTAGCCTAAACACCTTCACGTAATCAACGGCCGTGTGACGTCGTAGTGCAAGTCTAGGGTTCGTTTTCGGTGGAAAATAAATCTAAGGTTCGGCCGAAACCGAACCCGGTCAAAaaggattcggtgcatccctaaaatgtacagataatttactcgtcCTCTTTGTcatacgtgttttttttttttttttttaatgttttttgaggaaaacatttcaggatttctctccatatagtggacttctatggtgccctgagtttgatcttcaaaaatgcagtttaaatgcagcttcaaaggactctaaacgattccagccgaggaagaagggtcttatctagcaaaacgatcggttattttctataaagaaataaaataaaataaaaaaaattgacaatttttatactttttaacctcaaatgctgatCTTGTCTAGGGCTGTAtctgaaatcgccccctataccctattcactattccctacattagtccattcattcagttcacttgaaggagtgaatgaaaacgagtgagtgaattcggacactaagcgctggactgccgcttttgcataatattgcttactgtttaacaataatttaaaacacagttcgagtagtaagattaaaggatttatcttgaactatgtcagggAATTTgtgtataaaccctggttaaacaatttaataatcaatttacaacgaatttgtacctgtgttgtgtACACTGTATTACGCAGTGTAGGAGTGCAGTGTAAAacgaacagatggatgattcagctgcgggcgccatcgtctggggAGACGccggaattcagtcggcgcgactctcacagtgcattatgggttatctctagctgttgagcgtacatcggttgtacactcatttttgcggtgcattgtgggattgaacgagtgcactcgggaacgtccactatggtttcaaacaccacttaaaatggctgtcccctcaaatagtgccctttttgtgccctatttgagggtaaagggggcgatttcggatacagccacagTCTGCTTGAACTCTGTGtgctcactgcaaaaaatgcttttctagcttagatttttttgtcttgattccagccaaaatatcaaaaaattcttaaatcaagaaggactttcaagacaagtaaaaattattttcttgttttctacAACTCGACAATTCaacaactcaaaattaagtgagtttttgcttagaacaagccaaaaaatctgccaatggggaaagaaaaaaaaatcttatttcaaacagaaaacaagattatttttcttaccccattggcagataattttgcttgtttcaagcaaaaatgtacttaattttgacctttttttctgaaaacaagacaataatttttactcatctagaaaacccttcttgatttaagaatttttagatattttggctggaaacaagacaaaaaaatctaagctagaaaagcattttttgcagtgctccggatcaagacagttagagtatgtcaaaaaactcccatctcattttctcctccaactttaaaatcgtcctacatcgctgcagaagtaaagACCCAGTGTTACAAAGTGAGCTTGCAAGGAGGGTCAATcacccttcacaaaaaaaaaggtaaaacagcaatgtataAAGATattaaagttggaggagagaatgagatgggagttttttgacataccctaactgtattgacataCCATAATTGTCTTGAACTAGAATAAacagagtttacgcagagctagacaagatcagcatttgaggataaaaagtgtataaattgacctttttttaaataaccattcatttcactagataagtcccttcttcctcggctgggatcatttagagccctttgaagctgcatttaaactgcattttggaagttcaaacttggggtaccatcctgaaatgctttcctcaaaaagcataacttctttacaactgaagaatgaaagacatggacatcttggatgacaagggggtgagtaaattatctgtaaatctttgttctggaagtgaacttctcctttaaatgtgACCTGGACATGAGATCTCTTGAGATACAAAAAAAGACCTTAAAGGAGAAAATTCCCAGCCGTATCTTACCAGGTCCCTCTGGTCCTCCTGCACCAGGTCCATCTTGTGCACCAGGCAGAAGATCTTGGCGTCAGGTGAGTTCTGCAGGATGGCTTCCAGACACGACTGGTAGTAATGCATATCCTTCTCCAGCTCTCGGCTCTCCACATCAAACACGTAGATCAACACCTCCACGTTGCGAAAGATGTTGTCTCTCTGACTCGTGAAGTAGTTTTCCATGAACGTGTCCTGTCTGTACAATTCACATTTAAAGATCAATAAAGAAAAATGTCTTCCCAAAAGCCGTCCAACAAAACACATCCCCACAGGAGACACTTACCCTCCACAGTCCCACAGGTTCAGCACCAGATTACCCAGGAACCGCACATGAGAGTGCTCCACATCAACTGAAATGGGGACAAAATACAGCTGATTTTAACCTTTGACTGAAATTAGTTGATTTAtgttgatatatgtgaccctggagcacaaaaccagtcttaagtcgctggggtatatttgtagcaatagccaaaaacacattgtatgggtcaaaattatagatttttcttttatgccaaaaatcattaggaaattcagtaaagatgatgttccatgaagattttttgtaaatttcctactgtaaatatatcaaaatgtaatttttgattagtaatatgcattgttaagaacttaatttggacaactttttaatattctcagtattttgatttttttgcaccctcagatttcagattttcaaatagatgtatctcggccaaatattgtcctatcctaacaaaccatacatcaatagaaagcttatttattgagttttcatatgatgtatatatctcagttttgtaaaatttaaccttatgactagttttgtggtccagggtcacatatttgtagcaattgtatgggtcaaaattatttttcttttctttattcattaggatattaagtaagatcatgttacataaagatattgtgtgaatttcctaccataaatatatcaaaacatatttatagattagaaatatgcaatgctaagaacttcattttgaaaactttaaaggagattttctcaatataccCTCAGAcccgattttcaaatagttgtatctcagctaaatattgtcatatcctaaccaatcaacagaaagcttatttattcagttttcagatgatgtataattctcaatttcaaaatattgacccttatgactggttttgtgaaccagggtcacatattgtattaAGTAAAAACAACATAACAATCAAGTAAAATGTAAATGCagaaaattattgtaaaaatagGAATTTTCTTAGGGCAAaacaatcagcatttttgaaAGATCTTGCCCTCCTCAGATCTCAATTGTAGTTAGTTTTGCTTATTCAAATATGAAGCTCTGATCACAAGACACACAACATCAAGAGTGTGATGTATCTTGAGGTGTCATTCAGGTTCAGAATTAAATAAGGTTGAATTTTATGGTGCATTATTTCTTGAAAATGTCATACTTGTGGCTCCAAGGCGGCGAGTGTCTCTGGCGATGTAATTAGCAAATATGATCGACCTCATACTGGTCTTTCCAGATCCACTTTTACCCATCAACAGCACCTGCAAAGAGAGCAGAGGGGCATTTCTGGACTATCTTCATGATGCTACAGCAGGAATCTGAACATTAgggcaacaaaaaaataatgctCTGATACACTGTTAATGAGACAAGAGGGGCTTCAGTACACTGCTTTTCTGAAAAAATTGCTATCAGCTAACCTTCAACATTTGTTTTGGACTGATTTGCTTTTGCACTTTATGGGGGAAACTGTTTTATAAGAGAAATCACATGCTGTGACACAGGTAGGATTCAGTTTATGTCAGTGTTTCCTACTTTATTCTGTGTCAGATCAACCAAATTTCAGAATCTTCCCCggatttttgattttgctattttttctgaagaaagatgaacatgtatagtgatgaaagccaaaatattaaatgtcatgaatgagtaatccactattttgtagagagaGGTAAAATGGCATTTTTTACCTGAAATTCAGAGTCATATTACAGGGGGTTAAAATGAccttgttctttaaataaaataagtaacagctatatacaaagtgaccaacatttggtttttaaccactgaaaatgggtaatattctCGCCTTtcagatccccatatctctgggaatGAACGGTGTAGGgcctagtttcaacattatttgttcttcagacgtttctctttaaaagaaattaagtattacatttttgcaaactgacccacatttggtttttaaccactgaaaatgggtaatttCAACAATCTGgacctcattgagatccccatatctctggaaaTGAACGATGTAGGGCCTTGGaaattaagattccaaaagaaaggTTCATTCAGAACTAGAATATCTTTAATagttcttgagttataggcatgcaaactttggaaaaagaatagttATGACACTcgggtatgttcaatgcagttgtcttgacagaaggaaaccAGATACAtatctagtttcaacattatttgttctttagacattcctctataaaagaaaataagtattatactttttcaaactgacccacatttagtttttggccactgaaaatgtgtacaatttaatgatttactcctggagccatattgaaattccaatatctttggaactgaaccatacagagccttaaaaatgaaaaatgctaAACAAAAGGCTTGTTAAGACCCAGTGTCTAAAAGGTCAATAAGATATCTTTaacacttcttgagttacagacatgcaaactttggagaaaaacttgaagagtgctgtttccccatttttgaatggtcaccattggcacatgatgcaacaaagattgctaaagtcaacagattttactaatagagctatcaatctctgtgtaaaaaataacattatgatgctgccatctttctgaaagtcatttttaccccctgtAACtcgactctgaatctcaggtgaacaTTGCCATTTCGACCCCTCTCTACAagatagtggattactcagtaaacatTCATCCATGCcatttaatattttgtctttcaTTACTATATATGTCTatctttctttagaaaataaTCTGGGCTGCTCACATCGAGTGTAGACAGTCTAAGCCCATTGATCATAGGTTTATAGTGTCTTTGTGTGAGTGTGAACTGCTGTATAACACAAGGGTGAAGCACATCAACAGTCAGTGCTGTATCACAGTGTGGTTAAACTCACCTTCTTCTTCATGGCTGTGCTGGACATTTCCCTGCTCAACTTGACTTAACCACGGTAAATCACTGTACTGCGCCGATCCTCAACAACTGTAACAAGACCACAACACACATCAGCACTTTGTCAAACCAACTCTTTCACTCTGACTCAGCATTTGTGCACACAAAGTGGATGAAGTTTCTGGATTAAATAATGTGttcctaaatgtgaccctggagcacaaaaccagtcttaagtcgctggggtatatttgtagcaatggccaaaaatacattgtatgggtcaaaattattgatttttcttttatgccaaaaatcattaggaaattaagtaaagatcatgttccatgaagcttttttgtaaaattcctactagaaatctatccaaatgtaatttttgattagtaatatgcattaataagaacttaatttggacaactttaaaagtgattttctcagtattttgattttttttttttgcaccctcagattccagattttcaaatagatgtatctcgaccaaatattgtcctatcctaacaaaccatacatcaatagaaagcttatttattgagatttcatTTGATGTATACAGCTCAGTTTTGTACCATGATACCATATAAAACAAGACACTAGAAAATAAATGATTCTCCTAGAACTAACTAACGTTACCAGagacattttaactgttcagttTTTGGTGTGACGGGTCTTTAGGATGTTTATGATCACTTTCCTTTAGGTTCACAGgtcttcatcatcttcatcataaCATATTCCAGTAATGTTTACATCCACACAGAGCCAAAAATCATTACCTTCGTTTTGTTTTCTAATGTGAAACCCTTGTGAAATGTTTGCTATCGCTCATGCTACATGCTACTTCGTTTGATCTTCATCACAACGCAAAGACAGTCGTGTGTTTTTGTGTCTTAAGTGTCCAAATAAATTCCGAGGGCAGATAGTCACTGTGTCTTTGTAAGATTTAGTTTTGTTTGTCACTTCCCGATAAAGTCTTTGTCAGATCTCAGATGGCAAATAAAGACATGAAGAGCGCTCCTGATGTTCCTCTGCTAAAGTTAGCAACACGACACTAGCGCTTCACTAAACACGACAGAAGAGTCAGAAACAGTCGATAGCTGTAAATGTAGTTAATGTTAGGATGAAGACGACATACCTGATTAAACTCCCCATCGATGTTTATATCACAGTTGATGATGACCAAAAGCACGTGACTGACTGCCGCTGTCTCGCGATGTCTTGCGCAAGCGGCATTCACGTGACTCGGAGGACAGGGCTAGATGGCGCTGTAAACAAAAGAAACTTAATCAATTTATTGCAAGTAATTgtagaggttttttttttattattgttcattGAACAATATCAATTTACAAACTCAACAAATATGCATATGAAAAATACACACTTTCCCATTAATTAAATTCCCAGTCATACATAAATACCCATGTGTATATTTAAATCTAGCTACACACAATAAACAACAaacaataaaatacttttttttaaacatttaaacaaaataaataaataaatatacaaaatctTACCATTCTTAAAAGGAAAGAGAGACTGATACATGGTTTTATACAATTCACCAAGAGGTTGATTATCTTTGGTTAAGTGTTTTAaagatttatgtatttttacattGATTTCTAAAACAATTTATAGAGGGTTTACTGTCATTCCACCCACTTTTATGTATATAATATTTACCCACTTTAACAATGATGTTTTACCATCAATGACATCTTTTTCGAAAAACCATCTGCGTAAGCCAACACCTGAAACAAATTAAATGATGGAATATCAGTACTAATATCAATATTTAGCCAGCTGTAGATGTGACtggacaagaaaaaaataaatagtaaaattttAGTAAAATTTCAGCATCCGGATAAACATTGTTAATAATTCTAAACTGAATATCCTTCATTTTAGGTAGACTTGGCCATTTAAGATAGttatgaaatgtatttttaaatacttcattttcaaatagttttatttttgagGGTGTATTGAAGTCTGAAAATAACTTACTTTTTAATATCTATTACTTCTAATTGTTCTTATACTTTTTGTCCCCAATATATATTCCTCCAGTGTTTTGtattaattgttttaattgtAGAGAGGTTAAGGCATTTCTTTTCTTTAGCTGCTTTAAGTACGTCATTTTTATATATAGCTCAAAACTTGTAGCAACTTAAATAAATCTACATGTGTGCAAATAAAACTGCCTCTAATATTATTACATTACACAAAAATGAAACTCTGTTtaatttttcctttatttttggTGCATAAAATTATAAGTATTGCATTCATTATAAGTAACCCATCATACATTCTGCCCCAAAAGTACTCAACAACCTGGAATTCTATAtcttatatgcatttttatttaagcAGATTCTTTACTGACAATATGTGTATGAcatattaaaacacacacacacacacacacacacacacacctgctctTTTTAACAaccataaaatgaataaaattctAGACAAAATCACTTTACATTCCAAATTATCTCTCAgaaactgaatgaatgaataacaGGAGAAAGAAATCAAATAGTGAATACATAGCCAAAGAAAAGGGCTGGTTTGATATTTAATTTTATGCAACTAGCcaatatgtgaccccggaccacaaaaccaatctttaGTAGCACGGGaataattgtagcaatagccaaacatacactgtatgggtcaaaattatcttatttttcttttatgctaaaaatcattaggatattaagcaaagatcatgttccatgaagatattttgtaaatttcctaccgtaaatatatcaaaacttaatttttgattagtaatatgcattgttaagaacttaatttggacaactttaaaggcgattttctcactatttaaatttttttcaccctcagattccagattttcaaatagttgtatctcggccaaatattgtcctatcctaacaaaccatacatcagtggaaagcttaattataaatcatgtatacatctcaataaaaaaaaaaaaaaaggccattatgactggttttgttgtccagggtcacatatgattataATTATAGTAGACTGTATAATGTGCTTTTAGACAGACTTaattttatttggttttactGTATAGCTGACCTGTTTGATTACTTTTTGTCATATCGAGCAGCCCCAACGAGTATGCCTTCATTAAGGAACTTAAACACAGTCAGAGATGTTTGCACTGTACTGTATATTCTCTCTGTTTTTTACTCCCTCATTTTTCACTTTTTCTACAACTGCCATCTAGTGGCAGAACAATATCCCTGCAAACATTACATTTCCCTTGACAGCACAGTTGCCCATATGCACAGAGCGTTCTTCAGAACATCCAGGAgagtatctgcatagttgtacatttaaatgctaacagctaaacactatcataacatgtttaggctaacgttagctagcgaTACTGCTCTTCAAGGATCTTTAAtggtattcttgataatcagtaacatgccttcaaagtcatgaacacattttgaaaatcttgtaaatattttaaagcttttattatttttcaactctacagctgtgcaataaaattcacttcaaagattcacttttcattcataaagaaaacatcttttcacagaaaacatctttttaagataaaaatgacatgaaatgacccatatgaccagaagatggcagcagaggatcaatcaatggctgcagctgccatttcaactccctagatTTTTTCAAGATGCcctgcttttcgatttattataaaattactagtataataaactgcagtaaaataaataaataagctcagacacaaacagcctataaggctacaaattaaataagttaaataatgcactcaatatgaatcaatatgaatttgaaatatttgatataatttaataactcgtttaagctttatcttgaactgtaaaagctattaaatatagtctatatttaaccaacacttCTTACTGCTGTAGTTGGTTACTCTGAATTTAATGCACTGTTGTTTTTtaacatcagcttgtcagatgttattactgtcaatcacagcaatgactcacgcatatttagctgatttactcacgacaaacacaacttttcttcaattgtgaatggattatatAGAAATTGAGCAAAGTACACtccggaaatgactgagctggcttgtctaaaacaaggaagtgatccgtgcatatggtcaattgataacattaacattttttggCCGCCCTTTAAAGGAATAATAATTGTTTTGAATCATGAATCAATGATTAATGattcaaaataattataattatctcAAGGAACAGGGTTGAAGACCTAGTGTCGAAGCGATGCATCGAAAAACAAACTATAGACATGTAaacccactgtcctgcagagttcagctccaaccctaatcaaacacacctgaaccagctaacaGAGCTCTTCAACATCATTAGAAAAACCACAGGCCACGTCCAGTCTAGTCTAGTCCAGTTAATGTTGTTTATGTCttgtgtaaa harbors:
- the rraga gene encoding ras-related GTP-binding protein A → MSSTAMKKKVLLMGKSGSGKTSMRSIIFANYIARDTRRLGATIDVEHSHVRFLGNLVLNLWDCGGQDTFMENYFTSQRDNIFRNVEVLIYVFDVESRELEKDMHYYQSCLEAILQNSPDAKIFCLVHKMDLVQEDQRDLIFKEREEDLKRLSRPLACTCFRTSIWDETLYKAWSSIVYQLIPNVQQLECNLRNFAQIIEADEVLLFERATFLVISHYQCKEQRDAHRFEKISNIIKQFKLSCSKLAASFQSMEVRNSNFAAFIDVFTSNTYVMVIMSDPSIPSAATLINIRNARRHFEKLERVDGPKHSLHMRMR